From Scatophagus argus isolate fScaArg1 chromosome 2, fScaArg1.pri, whole genome shotgun sequence, a single genomic window includes:
- the LOC124052445 gene encoding apoptosis-stimulating of p53 protein 2-like isoform X5 yields the protein MMPMFLTVYLSNNDQHFSEVPITPETLCRDVVELCKEPGEADCYLAEMWRGSERVVGEAERMLEVLQRWGQQRGEVRYLLHHQRAPGREPGGSRAADQMMKRNQVKTSVDRCLENGVPVARLDVTLSDLQDLATRQQQQIKAQQQLLASKEQRLRYLKLQDQRQQQQQEVSDQERLRQLRENAQNQEAKLRRVRALRGQVEQKRLSNSKLVEEIEQMTGLFQQKQRELLVAVSRVEELSGQLEALRSNRLEPPLPPPLPHHHNTTSSTAELERLYKELQFRNKLNQDQSGRLQQQRDNLNKRNLEVAAMDRRLAELRLRLWKKKAALQQKENLPVASDGVAPQHGVVSRVAAVGPYIQSSTTSSQGPPVPVRQEVLVKPAYPDGTTTLPMPDSFLRPPPRPVKPASGFTTSKISKLSDWSGSSESGGGYSHASTLPRMSSLSCHNSGGKTLTNQKGLSERDSPPPIPSRTNHTTENLLRDSQVSSLVFTASGKGLSKVGAPPPVPSKPKPSSSGPSTFSKPAYSTGTFPGKKPQTVAASSIYSMYTQQAVPGKGYQPSGQGTLPRSQPRVYGKPVLPASGGQQAVTSDGPVVNPGTCVCDGTEADNSFQGEGVGAETAERTTPRPLSPTKLLPFLSNPHRNPSDADLEALRRRLHHAPRPLKKRSSITEPEGPAGPNIQKLLYQKTTLAAMETIPMETVVPAGTHPEFHEDGVDGADAPFKVDDQQMLAGSPEESLTPPPLPPRSPIPDPTPCCSLPPPLEDKEEEEEDRCLSASVPQDYFAEEFPPYPPPPYPTCGEGEQGDDALNLQPPEVTGQVAVPPGKKSILRKASSDRIDRSVRVKFNPLALLLDASLEGEYDLVQRVIYDVEDPSMPNDEGITALHNAVCAGHGEIVKFLVQFGVNANAADSDGWTPLHCAASCNNVQVCKFLVESGAAVFATTYSDQQTAADKCEEMEDGYAQCSQFLYGVQEKMGVMNRGVVYALWDYKPQNDDELGFSEGDCMTVLRREDEVETEWWWARCGDREGYIPRNLLGLYLRIRPRQRSLA from the exons ATGATGCCG aTGTTCCTCACCGTGTACCTCAGTAACAACGACCAGCACTTCAGCGAGGTTCCCATCACGCCGGAGACGCTCTGCAGAGATGTGGTGGAGCTCTGCAAGGAGCCCGGAGAGGCAGACTGCTACCTCGCCGAGATGTGGAGAGGCTCAG AACGCGTGGTCGGAGAAGCAGAGCGGATGCTGGAGGTGTTGCAGCGATGGGGGCAGCAGAGGGGGGAGGTGCGTTACCTCCTGCATCACCAGAGAGCTCCAGGACGAGAGCCAG GTGGGTCCAGAGCTGCAGatcagatgatgaagaggaacCAAGTGAAAACATCTGTGGACAGATGTCTGGAGAACGGG GTCCCTGTGGCTCGTCTGGACGTGACGCTGAGCGACCTGCAGGATCTGGCGAcccgacagcagcagcagatcaaagcccagcagcagctgctggcttCCAAG GAGCAGCGGCTGCGGTACCTGAAGCTGCAGGatcagcggcagcagcagcagcaggaggtgtCGGACCAGGAGCGACTGCGGCAGCTCAGAGAAAACGCACAGAACCAGGAGGCCAAGCTGCGGCGGGTCCGGGCCCTCAGGGGCCAGGTGGAGCAGAAACGCCTCAGCAACAGCAAACTGG tggagGAGATCGAGCAGATGACCGGTCTGTTCcagcagaagcagagggagCTCCTGGTCGCCGTGTCAAGGGTGGAGGAGCTGAGCGGCCAGCTGGAGGCGCTGAGGAGCAACAGACTggagcctcctcttcctccgcctcttcctcatcatcacaACACCACATCCTCCACAGCTGAACTGGAGCGCCTctataaagagctgcag TTTAGGAACAAGCTGAACCAGGATCAGAGCggcaggctgcagcagcagagggacaaCCTGAACAAGAGGAACCTGGAGGTGGCGGCGATGGACCGTCGGCTGGCCGAGCTCCGACTGCGACTCTGGAAGAAGAAAGCTGCCCTGCAGCAGAAGGAGAACCTGCCA GTGGCTTCAGACGGGGTGGCCCCTCAGCATGGTGTGGTCTCCAGAGTGGCGGCGGTGGGGCCATACATCCAGTCATCCACAACAAGCTCTCAGGGGCCTCCGGTGCCGGTCCGCCAGGAGGTTCTGGTGAAGCCGGCGTACCCGGACGGCACCACCACCCTGCCCATGCCCGACTCGTTCCTGAGGCCGCCTCCCAGACCAGTCAAACCAGCCTCAG GTTTCACCACATCAAAGATAAGCAAACTGTCTGACTGGAGCGGCTCGTCTGAGTCCGGTGGAGGCTACAGCCACGCCTCAACGCTGCCTCGCATGTCCAGCCTCAGCTGCCACAACTCAG GTGGTAAGACCCTCACGAACCAGAAAGGCCTCTCTGAGAGGGACAGCCCGCCCCCCATCCCCTCACGGACTAACCACACCACTGAGAACCTGCTCAGGGACAGCCAGGTATCCTCCCTGGTTTTCACT GCCTCAGGTAAAGGTCTGTCCAAGGTGGGGGCGCCACCTCCAGTTCCCAGCAAGCCCAAACCGTCCTCGTCTGGCCCGTCAACCTTCTCCAAGCCCGCATACAGCACCGGGACCTTCCCTGGAAAG AAACCACAGACTGTGGCGGCCTCATCCATCTACTCCATGTACACCCAGCAGGCCGTGCCAGGGAAGGGCTACCAACCGAGCGGCCAGGGCACACTGCCCCGCAGCCAGCCCAGAG TGTATGGGAAACCAGTCCTCCCAGCCAGTGGGGGGCAGCAGGCTGTCACCTCAGACGGCCCTGTTGTGAATCCTGGCACTTGTGTTTGTGACGGGACTGAGGCTGACAACAGTTTCCAGGGTGAAGGCGTCGGAGCAGAGACGGCAGAACGCACCACCCCACGACCGCTCAGCCCCACCAAGCTCCTCCCCTTCCTGTCCAACCCTCACAGGAACCCCAGCGACGCCGACCTGGAGGCCCTGCGGCGCCGACTGCACCACGCCCCCCGGCCCCTGAAGAAACGCAGCTCCATCACTGAGCCTGAGGGCCCGGCAGGACCCAACATCCAGAAGCTGCTCTATCAGAAAACCACTCTGGCTGCCATGGAAACCATCCCCATGGAGACCGTTGTGCCAGCAGGGACTCATCCTGAGTTTCACGAGGATGGCGTGGATGGTGCAGATGCACCGTTCAAGGTTGACGACCAGCAGATGCTCGCTGGGAGCCCAGAGGAAAGCTTGACCCCGCCCCCTCTGCCCCCTCGCTCACCCATCCCTGACCCCACCCCCTGCTGCTCCCTGCCCCCCCCTctggaggacaaggaggaggaggaggaggacaggtgTCTTTCTGCCTCAGTCCCCCAGGACTACTTTGCAGAGGAGTTCCCCCCCTACCCACCCCCACCTTACCCCACCTGTGGTGAGGGGGAGCAGGGGGATGATGCCCTCAACCTGCAGCCTCCAGAGGTCACAGGACAGGTCGCGGTGCCCCCA GGTAAGAAGTCGATCCTCCGGAAAGCCAGCTCGGACCGGATCGACCGCAGCGTGCGGGTCAAGTTCAACCCTCTGGCCCTGCTGCTGGACGCGTCTCTGGAGGGCGAGTACGACCTCGTCCAGCGAGTCATCTACGAC GTTGAGGACCCCAGCATGCCGAACGACGAGGGCATCACCGCGCTGCATAACGCCGTCTGCGCCGGCCACGGCGAGATCGTCAAGTTCCTGGTTCAGTTTGGTGTCAACGCCAACGCTGCAGACAGCGACGGCTG gaCTCCCCTCCACTGTGCTGCATCCTGTAACAACGTTCAGGTCTGTAAGTTCCTGGTGGAGTCCGGGGCTGCCGTGTTTGCCACCACATACAGCGACCAGcagacagctgcagacaaaTGTGAGGAGATGGAAGACGGCTATGCCCAGTGCTCTCAGTTCCTCTATG GTGTTCAGGAGAAGATGGGCGTGATGAACCGAGGCGTGGTGTACGCCTTGTGGGACTACAAACCTCAGAACGATGACGAACTCGGTTTCAGTGAGGGCGACTGCATGACGGTGCTGCGACGGGAGGACGAGGTGGAGACTGAGTGGTGGTGGGCGAGATGTGGTGATCGTGAGGGCTACATCCCCCGAAACCTGCTGGGG CTGTATCTGAGGATCAGGCCCCGGCAGAGGAGCCTGGCTTAA
- the LOC124052445 gene encoding apoptosis-stimulating of p53 protein 2-like isoform X2 yields the protein MMFLTVYLSNNDQHFSEVPITPETLCRDVVELCKEPGEADCYLAEMWRGSERVVGEAERMLEVLQRWGQQRGEVRYLLHHQRAPGREPGGSRAADQMMKRNQVKTSVDRCLENGVPVARLDVTLSDLQDLATRQQQQIKAQQQLLASKEQRLRYLKLQDQRQQQQQEVSDQERLRQLRENAQNQEAKLRRVRALRGQVEQKRLSNSKLVEEIEQMTGLFQQKQRELLVAVSRVEELSGQLEALRSNRLEPPLPPPLPHHHNTTSSTAELERLYKELQFRNKLNQDQSGRLQQQRDNLNKRNLEVAAMDRRLAELRLRLWKKKAALQQKENLPVASDGVAPQHGVVSRVAAVGPYIQSSTTSSQGPPVPVRQEVLVKPAYPDGTTTLPMPDSFLRPPPRPVKPASGFTTSKISKLSDWSGSSESGGGYSHASTLPRMSSLSCHNSGGKTLTNQKGLSERDSPPPIPSRTNHTTENLLRDSQVSSLVFTASGKGLSKVGAPPPVPSKPKPSSSGPSTFSKPAYSTGTFPGKVRPAGGHFRAPGVLSSHTLPLPNKQESPPAAAIRPYTPDLSDAPPPVLQKPQTVAASSIYSMYTQQAVPGKGYQPSGQGTLPRSQPRVYGKPVLPASGGQQAVTSDGPVVNPGTCVCDGTEADNSFQGEGVGAETAERTTPRPLSPTKLLPFLSNPHRNPSDADLEALRRRLHHAPRPLKKRSSITEPEGPAGPNIQKLLYQKTTLAAMETIPMETVVPAGTHPEFHEDGVDGADAPFKVDDQQMLAGSPEESLTPPPLPPRSPIPDPTPCCSLPPPLEDKEEEEEDRCLSASVPQDYFAEEFPPYPPPPYPTCGEGEQGDDALNLQPPEVTGQVAVPPGKKSILRKASSDRIDRSVRVKFNPLALLLDASLEGEYDLVQRVIYDVEDPSMPNDEGITALHNAVCAGHGEIVKFLVQFGVNANAADSDGWTPLHCAASCNNVQVCKFLVESGAAVFATTYSDQQTAADKCEEMEDGYAQCSQFLYGVQEKMGVMNRGVVYALWDYKPQNDDELGFSEGDCMTVLRREDEVETEWWWARCGDREGYIPRNLLGLYLRIRPRQRSLA from the exons ATG aTGTTCCTCACCGTGTACCTCAGTAACAACGACCAGCACTTCAGCGAGGTTCCCATCACGCCGGAGACGCTCTGCAGAGATGTGGTGGAGCTCTGCAAGGAGCCCGGAGAGGCAGACTGCTACCTCGCCGAGATGTGGAGAGGCTCAG AACGCGTGGTCGGAGAAGCAGAGCGGATGCTGGAGGTGTTGCAGCGATGGGGGCAGCAGAGGGGGGAGGTGCGTTACCTCCTGCATCACCAGAGAGCTCCAGGACGAGAGCCAG GTGGGTCCAGAGCTGCAGatcagatgatgaagaggaacCAAGTGAAAACATCTGTGGACAGATGTCTGGAGAACGGG GTCCCTGTGGCTCGTCTGGACGTGACGCTGAGCGACCTGCAGGATCTGGCGAcccgacagcagcagcagatcaaagcccagcagcagctgctggcttCCAAG GAGCAGCGGCTGCGGTACCTGAAGCTGCAGGatcagcggcagcagcagcagcaggaggtgtCGGACCAGGAGCGACTGCGGCAGCTCAGAGAAAACGCACAGAACCAGGAGGCCAAGCTGCGGCGGGTCCGGGCCCTCAGGGGCCAGGTGGAGCAGAAACGCCTCAGCAACAGCAAACTGG tggagGAGATCGAGCAGATGACCGGTCTGTTCcagcagaagcagagggagCTCCTGGTCGCCGTGTCAAGGGTGGAGGAGCTGAGCGGCCAGCTGGAGGCGCTGAGGAGCAACAGACTggagcctcctcttcctccgcctcttcctcatcatcacaACACCACATCCTCCACAGCTGAACTGGAGCGCCTctataaagagctgcag TTTAGGAACAAGCTGAACCAGGATCAGAGCggcaggctgcagcagcagagggacaaCCTGAACAAGAGGAACCTGGAGGTGGCGGCGATGGACCGTCGGCTGGCCGAGCTCCGACTGCGACTCTGGAAGAAGAAAGCTGCCCTGCAGCAGAAGGAGAACCTGCCA GTGGCTTCAGACGGGGTGGCCCCTCAGCATGGTGTGGTCTCCAGAGTGGCGGCGGTGGGGCCATACATCCAGTCATCCACAACAAGCTCTCAGGGGCCTCCGGTGCCGGTCCGCCAGGAGGTTCTGGTGAAGCCGGCGTACCCGGACGGCACCACCACCCTGCCCATGCCCGACTCGTTCCTGAGGCCGCCTCCCAGACCAGTCAAACCAGCCTCAG GTTTCACCACATCAAAGATAAGCAAACTGTCTGACTGGAGCGGCTCGTCTGAGTCCGGTGGAGGCTACAGCCACGCCTCAACGCTGCCTCGCATGTCCAGCCTCAGCTGCCACAACTCAG GTGGTAAGACCCTCACGAACCAGAAAGGCCTCTCTGAGAGGGACAGCCCGCCCCCCATCCCCTCACGGACTAACCACACCACTGAGAACCTGCTCAGGGACAGCCAGGTATCCTCCCTGGTTTTCACT GCCTCAGGTAAAGGTCTGTCCAAGGTGGGGGCGCCACCTCCAGTTCCCAGCAAGCCCAAACCGTCCTCGTCTGGCCCGTCAACCTTCTCCAAGCCCGCATACAGCACCGGGACCTTCCCTGGAAAGGTGCGTCCAGCTGGGGGCCACTTCAGGGCTCCGGGAGTGCTCTCCAGCCACACCCTCCCTCTACCCAACAAGCAGGAGAGTCCGCCAGCTGCTGCCATTCGACCTTATACCCCCGATCTTTCTGATGCTCCGCCCCCTGTGCTGCAGAAACCACAGACTGTGGCGGCCTCATCCATCTACTCCATGTACACCCAGCAGGCCGTGCCAGGGAAGGGCTACCAACCGAGCGGCCAGGGCACACTGCCCCGCAGCCAGCCCAGAG TGTATGGGAAACCAGTCCTCCCAGCCAGTGGGGGGCAGCAGGCTGTCACCTCAGACGGCCCTGTTGTGAATCCTGGCACTTGTGTTTGTGACGGGACTGAGGCTGACAACAGTTTCCAGGGTGAAGGCGTCGGAGCAGAGACGGCAGAACGCACCACCCCACGACCGCTCAGCCCCACCAAGCTCCTCCCCTTCCTGTCCAACCCTCACAGGAACCCCAGCGACGCCGACCTGGAGGCCCTGCGGCGCCGACTGCACCACGCCCCCCGGCCCCTGAAGAAACGCAGCTCCATCACTGAGCCTGAGGGCCCGGCAGGACCCAACATCCAGAAGCTGCTCTATCAGAAAACCACTCTGGCTGCCATGGAAACCATCCCCATGGAGACCGTTGTGCCAGCAGGGACTCATCCTGAGTTTCACGAGGATGGCGTGGATGGTGCAGATGCACCGTTCAAGGTTGACGACCAGCAGATGCTCGCTGGGAGCCCAGAGGAAAGCTTGACCCCGCCCCCTCTGCCCCCTCGCTCACCCATCCCTGACCCCACCCCCTGCTGCTCCCTGCCCCCCCCTctggaggacaaggaggaggaggaggaggacaggtgTCTTTCTGCCTCAGTCCCCCAGGACTACTTTGCAGAGGAGTTCCCCCCCTACCCACCCCCACCTTACCCCACCTGTGGTGAGGGGGAGCAGGGGGATGATGCCCTCAACCTGCAGCCTCCAGAGGTCACAGGACAGGTCGCGGTGCCCCCA GGTAAGAAGTCGATCCTCCGGAAAGCCAGCTCGGACCGGATCGACCGCAGCGTGCGGGTCAAGTTCAACCCTCTGGCCCTGCTGCTGGACGCGTCTCTGGAGGGCGAGTACGACCTCGTCCAGCGAGTCATCTACGAC GTTGAGGACCCCAGCATGCCGAACGACGAGGGCATCACCGCGCTGCATAACGCCGTCTGCGCCGGCCACGGCGAGATCGTCAAGTTCCTGGTTCAGTTTGGTGTCAACGCCAACGCTGCAGACAGCGACGGCTG gaCTCCCCTCCACTGTGCTGCATCCTGTAACAACGTTCAGGTCTGTAAGTTCCTGGTGGAGTCCGGGGCTGCCGTGTTTGCCACCACATACAGCGACCAGcagacagctgcagacaaaTGTGAGGAGATGGAAGACGGCTATGCCCAGTGCTCTCAGTTCCTCTATG GTGTTCAGGAGAAGATGGGCGTGATGAACCGAGGCGTGGTGTACGCCTTGTGGGACTACAAACCTCAGAACGATGACGAACTCGGTTTCAGTGAGGGCGACTGCATGACGGTGCTGCGACGGGAGGACGAGGTGGAGACTGAGTGGTGGTGGGCGAGATGTGGTGATCGTGAGGGCTACATCCCCCGAAACCTGCTGGGG CTGTATCTGAGGATCAGGCCCCGGCAGAGGAGCCTGGCTTAA
- the LOC124052445 gene encoding apoptosis-stimulating of p53 protein 2-like isoform X1 — translation MMPMFLTVYLSNNDQHFSEVPITPETLCRDVVELCKEPGEADCYLAEMWRGSERVVGEAERMLEVLQRWGQQRGEVRYLLHHQRAPGREPGGSRAADQMMKRNQVKTSVDRCLENGVPVARLDVTLSDLQDLATRQQQQIKAQQQLLASKEQRLRYLKLQDQRQQQQQEVSDQERLRQLRENAQNQEAKLRRVRALRGQVEQKRLSNSKLVEEIEQMTGLFQQKQRELLVAVSRVEELSGQLEALRSNRLEPPLPPPLPHHHNTTSSTAELERLYKELQFRNKLNQDQSGRLQQQRDNLNKRNLEVAAMDRRLAELRLRLWKKKAALQQKENLPVASDGVAPQHGVVSRVAAVGPYIQSSTTSSQGPPVPVRQEVLVKPAYPDGTTTLPMPDSFLRPPPRPVKPASGFTTSKISKLSDWSGSSESGGGYSHASTLPRMSSLSCHNSGGKTLTNQKGLSERDSPPPIPSRTNHTTENLLRDSQVSSLVFTASGKGLSKVGAPPPVPSKPKPSSSGPSTFSKPAYSTGTFPGKVRPAGGHFRAPGVLSSHTLPLPNKQESPPAAAIRPYTPDLSDAPPPVLQKPQTVAASSIYSMYTQQAVPGKGYQPSGQGTLPRSQPRVYGKPVLPASGGQQAVTSDGPVVNPGTCVCDGTEADNSFQGEGVGAETAERTTPRPLSPTKLLPFLSNPHRNPSDADLEALRRRLHHAPRPLKKRSSITEPEGPAGPNIQKLLYQKTTLAAMETIPMETVVPAGTHPEFHEDGVDGADAPFKVDDQQMLAGSPEESLTPPPLPPRSPIPDPTPCCSLPPPLEDKEEEEEDRCLSASVPQDYFAEEFPPYPPPPYPTCGEGEQGDDALNLQPPEVTGQVAVPPGKKSILRKASSDRIDRSVRVKFNPLALLLDASLEGEYDLVQRVIYDVEDPSMPNDEGITALHNAVCAGHGEIVKFLVQFGVNANAADSDGWTPLHCAASCNNVQVCKFLVESGAAVFATTYSDQQTAADKCEEMEDGYAQCSQFLYGVQEKMGVMNRGVVYALWDYKPQNDDELGFSEGDCMTVLRREDEVETEWWWARCGDREGYIPRNLLGLYLRIRPRQRSLA, via the exons ATGATGCCG aTGTTCCTCACCGTGTACCTCAGTAACAACGACCAGCACTTCAGCGAGGTTCCCATCACGCCGGAGACGCTCTGCAGAGATGTGGTGGAGCTCTGCAAGGAGCCCGGAGAGGCAGACTGCTACCTCGCCGAGATGTGGAGAGGCTCAG AACGCGTGGTCGGAGAAGCAGAGCGGATGCTGGAGGTGTTGCAGCGATGGGGGCAGCAGAGGGGGGAGGTGCGTTACCTCCTGCATCACCAGAGAGCTCCAGGACGAGAGCCAG GTGGGTCCAGAGCTGCAGatcagatgatgaagaggaacCAAGTGAAAACATCTGTGGACAGATGTCTGGAGAACGGG GTCCCTGTGGCTCGTCTGGACGTGACGCTGAGCGACCTGCAGGATCTGGCGAcccgacagcagcagcagatcaaagcccagcagcagctgctggcttCCAAG GAGCAGCGGCTGCGGTACCTGAAGCTGCAGGatcagcggcagcagcagcagcaggaggtgtCGGACCAGGAGCGACTGCGGCAGCTCAGAGAAAACGCACAGAACCAGGAGGCCAAGCTGCGGCGGGTCCGGGCCCTCAGGGGCCAGGTGGAGCAGAAACGCCTCAGCAACAGCAAACTGG tggagGAGATCGAGCAGATGACCGGTCTGTTCcagcagaagcagagggagCTCCTGGTCGCCGTGTCAAGGGTGGAGGAGCTGAGCGGCCAGCTGGAGGCGCTGAGGAGCAACAGACTggagcctcctcttcctccgcctcttcctcatcatcacaACACCACATCCTCCACAGCTGAACTGGAGCGCCTctataaagagctgcag TTTAGGAACAAGCTGAACCAGGATCAGAGCggcaggctgcagcagcagagggacaaCCTGAACAAGAGGAACCTGGAGGTGGCGGCGATGGACCGTCGGCTGGCCGAGCTCCGACTGCGACTCTGGAAGAAGAAAGCTGCCCTGCAGCAGAAGGAGAACCTGCCA GTGGCTTCAGACGGGGTGGCCCCTCAGCATGGTGTGGTCTCCAGAGTGGCGGCGGTGGGGCCATACATCCAGTCATCCACAACAAGCTCTCAGGGGCCTCCGGTGCCGGTCCGCCAGGAGGTTCTGGTGAAGCCGGCGTACCCGGACGGCACCACCACCCTGCCCATGCCCGACTCGTTCCTGAGGCCGCCTCCCAGACCAGTCAAACCAGCCTCAG GTTTCACCACATCAAAGATAAGCAAACTGTCTGACTGGAGCGGCTCGTCTGAGTCCGGTGGAGGCTACAGCCACGCCTCAACGCTGCCTCGCATGTCCAGCCTCAGCTGCCACAACTCAG GTGGTAAGACCCTCACGAACCAGAAAGGCCTCTCTGAGAGGGACAGCCCGCCCCCCATCCCCTCACGGACTAACCACACCACTGAGAACCTGCTCAGGGACAGCCAGGTATCCTCCCTGGTTTTCACT GCCTCAGGTAAAGGTCTGTCCAAGGTGGGGGCGCCACCTCCAGTTCCCAGCAAGCCCAAACCGTCCTCGTCTGGCCCGTCAACCTTCTCCAAGCCCGCATACAGCACCGGGACCTTCCCTGGAAAGGTGCGTCCAGCTGGGGGCCACTTCAGGGCTCCGGGAGTGCTCTCCAGCCACACCCTCCCTCTACCCAACAAGCAGGAGAGTCCGCCAGCTGCTGCCATTCGACCTTATACCCCCGATCTTTCTGATGCTCCGCCCCCTGTGCTGCAGAAACCACAGACTGTGGCGGCCTCATCCATCTACTCCATGTACACCCAGCAGGCCGTGCCAGGGAAGGGCTACCAACCGAGCGGCCAGGGCACACTGCCCCGCAGCCAGCCCAGAG TGTATGGGAAACCAGTCCTCCCAGCCAGTGGGGGGCAGCAGGCTGTCACCTCAGACGGCCCTGTTGTGAATCCTGGCACTTGTGTTTGTGACGGGACTGAGGCTGACAACAGTTTCCAGGGTGAAGGCGTCGGAGCAGAGACGGCAGAACGCACCACCCCACGACCGCTCAGCCCCACCAAGCTCCTCCCCTTCCTGTCCAACCCTCACAGGAACCCCAGCGACGCCGACCTGGAGGCCCTGCGGCGCCGACTGCACCACGCCCCCCGGCCCCTGAAGAAACGCAGCTCCATCACTGAGCCTGAGGGCCCGGCAGGACCCAACATCCAGAAGCTGCTCTATCAGAAAACCACTCTGGCTGCCATGGAAACCATCCCCATGGAGACCGTTGTGCCAGCAGGGACTCATCCTGAGTTTCACGAGGATGGCGTGGATGGTGCAGATGCACCGTTCAAGGTTGACGACCAGCAGATGCTCGCTGGGAGCCCAGAGGAAAGCTTGACCCCGCCCCCTCTGCCCCCTCGCTCACCCATCCCTGACCCCACCCCCTGCTGCTCCCTGCCCCCCCCTctggaggacaaggaggaggaggaggaggacaggtgTCTTTCTGCCTCAGTCCCCCAGGACTACTTTGCAGAGGAGTTCCCCCCCTACCCACCCCCACCTTACCCCACCTGTGGTGAGGGGGAGCAGGGGGATGATGCCCTCAACCTGCAGCCTCCAGAGGTCACAGGACAGGTCGCGGTGCCCCCA GGTAAGAAGTCGATCCTCCGGAAAGCCAGCTCGGACCGGATCGACCGCAGCGTGCGGGTCAAGTTCAACCCTCTGGCCCTGCTGCTGGACGCGTCTCTGGAGGGCGAGTACGACCTCGTCCAGCGAGTCATCTACGAC GTTGAGGACCCCAGCATGCCGAACGACGAGGGCATCACCGCGCTGCATAACGCCGTCTGCGCCGGCCACGGCGAGATCGTCAAGTTCCTGGTTCAGTTTGGTGTCAACGCCAACGCTGCAGACAGCGACGGCTG gaCTCCCCTCCACTGTGCTGCATCCTGTAACAACGTTCAGGTCTGTAAGTTCCTGGTGGAGTCCGGGGCTGCCGTGTTTGCCACCACATACAGCGACCAGcagacagctgcagacaaaTGTGAGGAGATGGAAGACGGCTATGCCCAGTGCTCTCAGTTCCTCTATG GTGTTCAGGAGAAGATGGGCGTGATGAACCGAGGCGTGGTGTACGCCTTGTGGGACTACAAACCTCAGAACGATGACGAACTCGGTTTCAGTGAGGGCGACTGCATGACGGTGCTGCGACGGGAGGACGAGGTGGAGACTGAGTGGTGGTGGGCGAGATGTGGTGATCGTGAGGGCTACATCCCCCGAAACCTGCTGGGG CTGTATCTGAGGATCAGGCCCCGGCAGAGGAGCCTGGCTTAA